The DNA window CAGTATTTTGTGACCGTGAACCTGAACCACCTTTGTTTTATCCTAGGATTAGGACAAGTGAtggatttctttcatcttcactGATATTTGGCATCAAAATTTATTTGATACGATTCATAAGTGGACAGATGCTGAAGGGTAGGGATGTATACCTAGTCTAGAAATGGCAATGTTTGATAATTTTGGAACAAGGAATGGCTGTCCCCTTTTCAAAAAATTGTGAGCCATCAGGGTTTTCAAAGTAAAGTGTTTTGACGATGCAAGTGCAAGAAGTGGAAGTAAAGATAAGCCAAAGTCTATTAGAGATGTATTTGAAATCAGGAATCACTCACTGTTTACAAGATTAGATATGTTCCTAGGATTAGGCCTAACAGCTGATGGGGAATTAGTTACATTAATCTATATCAGGTCTATATACCTTCAAATGGAATCAAAAAATTGGGTTTAACTACACTCTAAagtcttattaaaatttttaatattaattgttcctttgtttcttatttctgtaaattattcataaaatgacttaaaaaggGGGGTGGCATCCCATGGTGATGAACTAAACATGAACTAAAGTGCTTTCCACCCTGTAGTAAgccctctaatttttaaaatcacaacacACCGTTTTTTCCTTCTTAGGGCTTCTgacaaaatttacttttatttagttagtttccTTTTGTGTGGCTTCTATCCCATGCACTAAGCAAACTGTGAGGGCGAGGACTGTGTCTCTTTTGTTCATGGTGAGTCTCCGGCACCTTAGATAGTGCCTGACACGTGTTAAGTGTGTAATACATTTGTCAAACGGGGCTTGCTTATAAAACTCTTCCTTGGTTAGATTTTTGGACTTTTGTTAGCAGTGTATTAGCAGACTCACAACAGGTTTGGGTTAAGTTCAGCCTTTTAACTCATTGAGATTTATACTGCTTcaatttactatatatattttagtgttgGGAAGCAGATTGCCTCTTTCTGagctatgaataatgctgcctcCTTTAGAAAAGAATCAGCAATGGTTTTATATCGTATTTGTTTCGCCTGTCCAACTTGACAAAGTTAAATTGTTGTGATGAGGTTAATCAagcttaaaacatttttcttatagtATTTAGCATACAGGATTTTTGTTGCAGGGTGGAAGGCAGACACACAGTTAGAAACTATATCTGACGAATAATTGTTATCTGTAAACGGTTGTTGAAATGTTCCCCCCCTTTTTTCATTTCACAGTAAGTCAACAGACTTGCCAGACTTTACACAGACAGTCTGTTTGAGCTATTTATGAAGGATACATAGGGACACATAGGGATCTCAAAATTTTGGAACATCATATTTTACAAGTTACAGCTAATAATGACGTATGTGAACAAGTAGATGACAATAGAGTGCAGTTGGGATATGTCTGGATAGCACTGGATGACCTTTTTGTCCTCCTTATCACAGAACCTTTAGCATTGTAGGTGTACTGTCAAAATCATGAATGATAAATCGCTGAACATAAAAAAGGCACACCTTGTAAATAATACCCTGCCCCTTATATCCTAAGTTAACTATCTCCCACCTCTAAAATTCCCTACTATCCTCTAGATTTTTCTCACTAAGTAGAAAAAGGATCATagttaaactttttaaagatCCCTAGAGCTAGGAGGGCTTTCTTTTTAATAGAGCATGGTGAAGTTGAGTCACTTTATGATAGGGTACAAAGATCATCATAAGCTGTGTTCCTCCTGCCTTCGTTGAAGAATCTTTAAAACTCATTCAGGCTGTTAGAGAGCAGCAGAGAACTTTATTTCAATAGTTAAGCTACATGGAAACACATATTTTGTGCTTCTTTTCTCCCAAAGTTGAACCAGATCAAATAATCCTAGAAGAGAGGAGCAAAGTCGTTatctttaagtgaaaaaagaatgaattactaCACATTTAGGAAAAGTTaggataaaaagagagagaaagacataacaactactgaaaaacaaaaataatatttttcttgagGCAGAAGAGAACCACTATAGAAAATCTGTTGGTGattaaaaactaacaaaatcaACCACAAACAATGCCACGTACAGAAATTACTGGTTGCTTATCAGAACACTAGTCTCACATTTCCACTTGCCCCAGGGACACCTTtgcttaaattttataaaatccacAAACCCAGCATGACCAGCACCATCGTTTCTAGTATGAAGTGGTGGTCTTCTAATTTGTCTCCTGACTGCAGTCTCTCACCTGACCAGGTCAGCTAATGTTCTTTCTTTATTGGTTTTTACCTTGTAAGAGAGTatacatttactgagtattttgtTCTTACCACTGAGAATATAACACTTAGAAGAATTCTAGCTTCAtaacttgttttaaaatgttaatttagggacttcccaggtgggacagtggttaagaatctgcctgccaatgcaggggacacgggttcgagccctggtccgggaagaacccacatgctgtggagcaactaagcccgtgcgccacaactactgagcctgcgctctagggcccacatgccgcaactactgagcctatgtgctgcaactgctgaagcccgtgcgcctagagccggtgctctacaacgagaagccaccacaatgagaagcctgtgctgcgcactgcaacgaagagtagcctccgctcgctgcacctagagaaagcccccatgtagcaacgaagacccagcgcagccaaaaataactaaataaatcaatctttaaaaaatgttagtttaTTTAACTCTCCTCATGGTTTCATGGAGCAAATCGTGCTGTACtgatatgctttcattttcagatttttttttttttttttaaatttttggctgcatcgggtcttcgttgctacacgcaggcttcctctagttgtggcgagcggggactgctcttcgctgtggtgcacgggcttctcattgcggtgacttctcttgttgcaaagcacagccCAGCtctgcatgggcttcagtagttgtggcacacgggctcagtagttgtggctcgtggcctctagagcacagactcagtagttgtggtgcacaggcttagttgctccgcagcatgtaggatcttccccgggccagggattgaacccatgtcccctgcattggcaggtggattcttaaccactgcatcaccagggcgTTCCCTCATTTTCAGATTTATGGGTCatatgaaaagggaaaatgattCTAGGAAGATtctggagagagaaaacctgttaaatatgaaaaagacttGGCAGCAGTTGTAAGATCCATGATGCTGGGGAATTAGGATTATCCCTTCTCTCACATAAAAGTGGGAGTGATTGAGGAACTGTGTCACGTAATTGATGGACACCAACTTGGAGACAAAtgctggaggggtgggggagtgattgataatgttataaaaatattctgtacCTAACTACAGCACAATCGTTATATTCCTGAAAAGCTTCATGATCAGAGAATCCATGATTGAGACAGTTACATCTTATGGGAAAAACAGCACTGAGTACTGAGATTATTAATGAATCcagaaaaacctagaaaaatattcaattttacTTAAAGGCAGCACtaaataaagagaatataaattattatatatcttAAGTTAGTGATAATGGCCTCTCAGTAATTAATGTCAATTTATTGATTGCTAGGAACTTCAGGATTTCTACTCtagaatgtaaatttattttaatgttcacaattttcttgtaatttagtttaacatttttataaattcattttgcaTTAAATTTTGGGACGAAGGGAGCGACAGTACAAACTATAATAAAGGATGTTGTCAAACTTTCATTTGTTATGGCAGGAAGAGATTCAGAGACCCATAATACCTTAGGAGACAAATGATGACTACCCCTCAATTCCATTGTATAGCTTGGAGTGACTCTTAATTTTAGGTGACTCACTGTTCACCAGGCACTAGTCTAACCAAACCTTTTCACAACCTGTCACACCTTtgtactttctttctctttccatattCTGGCATAATTAAAAGAGGAATTAATTCTTGCTCCTCTTAACTTTTCACTACTTGTTTACGTCTGTGTAGTGAGTGGTTGATCCTGGCCCGTGAGTAAGCATCGAGACAGTATTCCTTGTCTTTTAAAGCATCTTTGTTCCTCATTAAGCCTgattttatcattcattcatttttcaacaaatattaaatatctaGTATTTTTTCGGTACTGTGCTACGTAGTAGTTATCCAGTGATGTATAAACCTGAAACCATCCCTTTCCTTGTGGAGTGTATAtcctagatgaggaaacagacagtaACTCCTTCCTTAACACTCCctgtgttcctttattttttttccatagcatttatcaacatctaagactttattttttgtttgatttcatCCACAGAACGTTGGTTACATGAGGACAAACAAGAATTTCTGTATGTTTTGCTAAAGGAATATTTTTTGGTTGAGAAGTGAGAAAGGCACGTTTAATTCTTCACCATGTTCCCTTGATTCTGCTTCTTCAGCCTGTCTCTAAATAAGCCCACTGCCGCTTCCTTTTAGTTcaagccctttttctttttacctggTCTATTAAAGTAGCTTTCCCTGCCTCTGTAGTACCTTTCCCCTCCAGATTGCTGCCAGTAATCTTTGTAAAATTCAAGTCtgaatttcttcagtgatctgctGTCTTTTAAAGGTAAATCAAACTCCTTCGCTTTTCATTGTCGGGTTCCTTCCTATCtgtccagccttttttttttttttctctgccactCCCTGCTCTCCATCTCAGACTTTATGCTGCAGTAGTATCAATATATTGCACTTCTTCAAGCTTCTCTGCTAAGTGTGGTGGCTGGACCAGAGGCTTCCCCTTAACTTGGAAGCTATTTAGAAATGCAAACTTTAGGCTCCACCCCGAGGCCTACTAAATAAGAACCCTGGGAGCAGAGCTAAGCAAGCTAAACAAGACTTCCCAGTAATCCTGATGTACCTTAAATTTGAGAATCACTACtttagtcctttctttttttaaagttcatttcctTAACAAGCTCAGCCATTAATTACCATGCTTTCAatatcattttcatttgtgtAACTCTTAATTTACATCATTGACCCTGGTATCTGTGTCAGTCCtgctttttaaattgtgtattgGACATCTTTCCTGGATATCCTTCCTGTACTTCAGACTCTGTAGGTTCTAAACGAAATTCAGTACCCATCTATTAAGATGTTTTATATACTGCGTTTCCTATTTCCTCCTTCAAAGGATTCCTCCTTGCAGCTTTGAATCCTAGATTATGCagtattttctctttggtttctattttgtcttgctttagagcaacaaaggaaaagattttttaataactCTACTGACCAGAATAGGGTCAGGATTTTCCAGGCAATAGATTACTGTTGTTTATAGACCATCTgttaacatgtattttttaatgtatttttatcttattctttgcTTTTAACTTCCCACCTTTTTTCCCTCCTcaattgtctttttctctctcattttaagAACTTAGAGACCATTTACTTTGAATCTTGACCTCAGCTGCCCACGTTCTACCGTAAAGCTGGAGGCATCCTTGACCCTGGGCTAATAGAGTGACAACTTGTACCAAAAGTGACAACTGGTACCAAAGATTGTAGTCAGGCAACATTTCATCTATCTCGGTACAGTTTCtgcagtaggttctcaataaatttttttctaatgtataaGTGAGTAAGTTAGGCAAGTCTCAAAGCACTGGACAGATCTCCAAGGTcaaaaaaccacagtgaaattgTGGCTGGATACATAAGGAACCTCAAAGATTTGAGCAGTAAGAAGTGAGAAATTTTGacactcaaatatttattcagtgaataaatgaaagattttaaaagaatagccATTGTAACAGATGGTGAGGTATTTCCTTCTCTGAGAGAAGagcaataaatttaaattttatttcagtgtgaactttcaagtttaattttaaaaattcctgtttaTGTGTGCTTCCCCATAAGCACAGtttgatatacatttttaataattttcgtGTCGATTTATGTAACAGTTACATTTTAATGGTTTGACTATCTCTTGGGCTATAACTTTTAACTGTtattatagttctatttttgttggATAGGAAAGACagtaatgtatgtgtgtgtatatatatatcttaaattgCACATCTGAATTACCTTACATATGAGAAATTTTTATATgtgaaaatcatatatctattCTCATAATTTGAGCTATTCTCtcataaaaaatacattcttaaattataataataaaaaaacctttctttttaACATGCACACAGGAAACCTCGGCCTGTCTCCCAGTTGGTTGCACAGCAGGTTACTCAGCAGTTTGTGCCCCCTACACagtcaaagaaagagaaaaaagacaaagtagaaaaagaaaaaagtgaaaaggaaacaaCTAGCAAAAAGAACAGTCATAAGAAAACCAGGTAAATTTAGAGTGTTTTAATGGCACTTTTGAAgtaataaaattaaccatttaatattgtcttttaacatcaatatataaagtatataaagtagaaataaaagatttCATCTCTTTTACTATATCATGAAAGTGTTTTTCTTAGTTGAAggtatattagaaattaaacacAGAGGCCACAAATACAAGTTTAAGTGTGAGGAcactttctggtttttgtttttgttttactagATTACAAGACATTTgtgtttgaaatgtttctttttcactcATAAAGCCAGGAGTGATGTTCACAATACTGAACAGATATTTGCATGAGCTTTAACCAGTCAAAATGGTCATGGGTCCAGGCAGAACAGACAGTCATGACGCCCTTATCATTAAGTGCACATCAGTGGAGTAACAGCCCTGCATATAACTCAAGTTTAGCTGTTGTCAGCTTCCTCTGTGATTCAGCTATGTCACTGCTgttctaaaacatttattttagtaaaattgaTAAGCTGTCTGCAAAATTATGATAAAGCTATAAAAGCACATTTAAGAGAATATTACTCCCAGAGTTTTTTGTCATGTTGAGGAAGATTCAGGAATGATTGGCTTGATTAATGTTAATGATTTcaaacatttaattatatttttgtggcTAGTTACACATGAATATAGAGCTTTAAAGATAGatgtatttgttttgttatttttacctAATTTAATATGCATTACATGCTCAGAAAGTTGGTAGAGAGAAAagctagtttaaaattttatcatctttTGTGTTTAGGCCAAGATTGAAAAATGTGGATCGGAGTAGTGCTCAACATTTGGAAGTTACCGTTGGAGATCTGACAGTCATTATTACAGACTTTAAGGAGAAAACGAAGTCACCGCCCGCATCTAGTGCTGCTTCTGCAGATCAACACAGTCAGAGTGGCTCCAGCTCTGATAACACAGAGAGGGGAATGTCCAGGTCATCTTCACCCAGAGGAGAAGCCTCATCATTGAACGGAGAATCtcattaaagtttattttctccaATTTCCTAGTCACTTCTGTCATACCATGCAAATACACAGATTATGCCAAGAAGTACCACATTTTCATGACAAACATATTCATGCACAATccataatttgcattttacataaaatagaaatttgtTAGATTTTATTGCAATCTATGCCTACCAAACATTTCCAGACAACATTTTGGTCTCCACAGTTAAAGGTGCCATGAAAATGTGGTTGAATTACTCATTATGCAGTGTTATTGGTAAGTCTATTTTCACTTTTAGTTTAGTGAATTCTAACACATAATTCTTGAATTCTCTACTATTGGCATGTAacgaatttaaatttttataacataGTGCAAGCTGCctaaatatgtattatttgagAATTGTGAAACAAATAGTTATATGTATACAAGTCAAAAATCAATTTAATCAACTGTTGCTACAACAGAATTTTCTTAATGGTTATCCTCTTAAATACACCTGCTGGTACTTGGTGTGGTTAAATAGGAAGATTGTTATTAAATAAAGAATTTGTATGAACCATTGCCAATGTTTTTGACACATTTTACTAAATTATTGTTCCTGAATTATGTTTTAGGTTTTATCTGTTTTGGGGGGGATTTTTTGCTTATCTTTCAAAACATTCATTTATTGTAATGTTTACTAGCAGACTAGTAAACAATAAAACGTTGATTACATGGCTTTATAATTCAGATTTAGTGCTATTGTCATTGAACACTGGTATTTTCTGTATTATATAGAACATTAAAATTCAAGTAATTATAAGCATTTggcaaaaacagaagagaagaaacctgtcatattttaaaagctgCAGTTTTGGAAAAGCTTTAACTTAATAGTTTTATCACTGTTTCCTTGCCCCAAACTTATCCAGGGTCATAGAAGTGTGAATCTAATTAATACAGAAATGGGAACTGTTGCACAGAACTGAGAAATAACTAATCTTTAATCAGTTTAATTGGCCTCTTATTAAATATAAcaattcttataaaaattataGTACCCTATTTTCAGAAACAATTGCCAGTTTATGCATTTATCAATatcctaaaatttaaatttacagcCCCACTTACTATTATGTCAATttaccaataaaatatttttatgactacagattttgcatttttgtttacaactaataaaagtgttttttgttgtttctaaaAATCCAACTTAGAAACCACACAGTACTTAAATTCTAGGGTCTCCTGCTTTCTATTAGCCATTTGTTTAGTATGTATTCACCTATAGGAGACTTTTGAACTATAAATGAACTTTAAATCATAACTTGGATACAGAATATCACATAAAAACATCATGATAgcatttgaagaaagaaagaaaactgtagacCCTGACAGTTGTGATATTTGGTGGTTTCATGTGGTAatgtaattttctgtttaattgCAGTACTCTTTACAGGCACAATGGTACTGTCTTTTTTGTAAGATGCAAGTTGTGAAATACAGTTAATTGCATACAGTAAAAGTCTgtgattaaaacatttatataccTCATTCTTTAGtgttgttaaatgaaagaattttatttaagatACTTTCAGTGGAACCCCAAATGACTGGtatgttcttttaaaacatgaaaatttttttctcttattttattctttttcacatgttccaaatgttttatatatatacatatatattcagttttagACATAGTAAAAACTACAAGTACTAACTGTAATagggaaaatattctaatttttaagtcAAAATTACTCTTTGGAGGTACTGGGTCCTATGATGATGATCAAATActttctggatatattttaaatggactGCAAGAGAGAAAAATCTGACAGAAGATGGGATTTTACCTGAACGGGGCATAGTCATCTTTCTAAATAGTAGGGAGACAGCATGGAATTTGAGAATGCTAACTGATGGCTGGTATCTGAATCTCTGTTGTAGAACCTAAGTGAGCTTGAGTAAGTCATTCAAGGTCATTTCCCGTCTATTAAACAGGGATAATGGTAATCATATCtaactcatagggttgttgggaggattaaatgtcAATCCATACAAAATTCTTAACAACTACCTGACACGTACTCTATGCTCGGTAAATGTGAGCCTTTACTATCTTTATAGGTAAAATCCCATTacagaaacataatttttttggTAACAAAACTTGTTTCCATGCCTTCTTGGATGCCCAAAAGGAATTGTGTTCTGTAGGTTAAACTGAATTTTTTACATCAGATGTTTGCTCTGATCCCAGACCAGCTGTCTTTCTGTAATTAAAGAACCGGATGGTATGCATTATGAGACAGGAGAAATAAGCTGAGTTGGCtactttgatattttgttttcctttcattaatCACAGTTATCTTTTCCTGTCTTCATTTCACCCTACCTCAAATACACTTCCAAACCAGGAAACAGACTCAAATTCCATAAATACATCTAATGTTAAAATATGCAAAAAGGTTCAGAGCCTGGGCTTAGGGTATATTTTTAGCTCTGGTTCATCAACTTACCCTATGATTTTAATAGTGGGTTATTTTAGCCAAATTCTATACAAAAAGAGCATTTGGATGTTTTTCAGAGTTTATTAGCTTATTTTGATACAAGTAAGAGTGAAGATATAATTTGAGGCATACAAGAATACATATTCTTAAACCTTTTATATTACACAGTAGAAATAGTTGACAATAacttaaaggttttatttttattaaatgctttcctAAAATTATAGTGATGACTGTAGACAaagtgaaaacattaaaaaaggaagaaaaaccttTGCTTTTCTAAGTTGATAACATTTATTACCCTTCTTTTAGAAAGAAGTTCTTATTGCCTGAAAAGAATATAGCTTATTATATACATTCATGCTGAGTGGTCTAGAAGTTTTAGTTTCCACTgaaacccttattttacttattttcttggtCTGCCACTTATCTCTTTTCTGGAATCTTGAAGACCTGAAGTAGGAACTGGGCCATTGATAGAAATTTCTGTACTGTACTTTGAAAATTAAGTGCAAACAGAAGAGTGAATGTGTGTGTAAGAAGGGTAATCATAAAGTAATACTTTGACTTACTAGCACTGGCTCCCCTCTTCAACCACAGACACCTTCAGGTGTCTGGAACAACTGAAATGTAGAAAAACTGAAATGTAGAAAAGTCATCAGTGACAAAAATAGCTGAGTAGACTCAAGAGACAGTGAAGATTGCAGAATACAGGATGTGACTGATCGTTTgtgaaagcagaaggaaaagaacaccCTCCCTGGCTATTGAGAGTGATGAAAAAGAAGATGCCCTAATAATAAAGGCAAGGAAGGttagaaatgggggaaaaaatgagggaggaggaaggagaaaaagcaaagataGTAGCAGAAATTAGAAAATGGGGATTGTGATGTATGCAGT is part of the Phocoena sinus isolate mPhoSin1 chromosome 10, mPhoSin1.pri, whole genome shotgun sequence genome and encodes:
- the YAF2 gene encoding YY1-associated factor 2 isoform X2, which gives rise to MCGRAPPPEKKKLDHLPVTGVLLLGNLHRSTFFEVIVNASRTKGPLKFPISGRKPRPVSQLVAQQVTQQFVPPTQSKKEKKDKVEKEKSEKETTSKKNSHKKTRPRLKNVDRSSAQHLEVTVGDLTVIITDFKEKTKSPPASSAASADQHSQSGSSSDNTERGMSRSSSPRGEASSLNGESH
- the YAF2 gene encoding YY1-associated factor 2 isoform X1, producing MGDKKSPTRPKRQPKPSSDEGYWDCSVCTFRNSAEAFKCMMCDVRKGTSTRSTFFEVIVNASRTKGPLKFPISGRKPRPVSQLVAQQVTQQFVPPTQSKKEKKDKVEKEKSEKETTSKKNSHKKTRPRLKNVDRSSAQHLEVTVGDLTVIITDFKEKTKSPPASSAASADQHSQSGSSSDNTERGMSRSSSPRGEASSLNGESH
- the YAF2 gene encoding YY1-associated factor 2 isoform X3, which translates into the protein MGDKKSPTRPKRQPKPSSDEGYWDCSVCTFRNSAEAFKCMMCDVRKGTSTRKPRPVSQLVAQQVTQQFVPPTQSKKEKKDKVEKEKSEKETTSKKNSHKKTRPRLKNVDRSSAQHLEVTVGDLTVIITDFKEKTKSPPASSAASADQHSQSGSSSDNTERGMSRSSSPRGEASSLNGESH